One genomic segment of Spiroplasma endosymbiont of Poecilobothrus nobilitatus includes these proteins:
- a CDS encoding IS3 family transposase has protein sequence MHWYNNIRIHGSLNYLSPVTFRKQMSI, from the coding sequence GTGCATTGATATAACAATATTCGAATTCATGGCAGTTTAAATTATTTATCTCCAGTTACTTTTAGAAAACAAATGTCTATATAA